A single window of Rubripirellula lacrimiformis DNA harbors:
- a CDS encoding P-loop NTPase family protein: MNSTSNPPPPVADPPPPPPKVLELCDVTFGSMSEHRHVLRNANLLIREGQMVMVHPDRSLRLRAAASMIQGLQFPLHGKVLFRESDWLGTDYDRHFKMRASIGRVFEDQGWIANLNVSENLSLASDHQGRDPDVTQSEIEHWADRFSLDGRSRQRPAFVESVRLQMFQWVRALIGSPALLLLERPMRSVPTIWLSRLAESVNELRDRGTAVLWFAGNPTDANGSFTDPVQHFRLSGGKLEPITDITTIGLGGQR, from the coding sequence ATGAACAGCACATCCAACCCACCGCCGCCGGTTGCGGATCCGCCGCCGCCGCCGCCGAAGGTTCTAGAACTCTGCGACGTCACCTTTGGCAGCATGTCCGAACATCGCCATGTGCTTCGCAACGCCAACCTGCTGATTCGCGAAGGCCAAATGGTCATGGTGCATCCCGATCGATCACTGCGACTGCGAGCCGCTGCGTCGATGATCCAGGGCCTGCAATTCCCGCTTCACGGCAAGGTACTGTTTCGCGAATCGGATTGGCTGGGCACAGACTATGACCGTCATTTCAAGATGCGTGCCAGCATCGGCCGAGTCTTTGAAGACCAAGGTTGGATTGCCAACTTGAACGTGTCCGAGAACCTTTCGCTTGCCAGCGACCATCAAGGCCGTGACCCGGACGTCACACAATCAGAAATCGAACACTGGGCGGATCGATTCTCGTTGGACGGTCGATCACGTCAGCGGCCGGCCTTCGTGGAATCGGTGCGACTGCAAATGTTCCAGTGGGTACGCGCCTTGATCGGATCCCCTGCCCTGTTGCTGTTGGAACGGCCGATGCGTTCGGTACCAACGATCTGGCTAAGCCGATTGGCCGAATCCGTCAACGAACTGCGTGACCGCGGCACGGCGGTGTTGTGGTTTGCGGGCAATCCAACCGACGCCAACGGCAGCTTCACCGATCCGGTTCAACACTTCCGTCTTAGTGGCGGCAAATTGGAACCCATCACGGACATCACGACAATCGGTTTGGGAGGGCAACGATGA
- a CDS encoding ABC transporter permease, whose product MSTSDASSTAASWLIFRSLTRAAGFVGDQFIGRVATIASILAILWATGKLALRPASWTRPVRSVFGRQLLFTCVDASSVGVRFGAAVGVLVIVQAAMWIDALGVTTEIIAPILWKAIVREIAPLLACLVVIGRSCIAISTELATMVVGGEVEVMDAQGLDPMTCLVMPRILSVVISVFCLAIIIATSMVVTGYVIGWVMGAIRVSWTTFLDLIVSQFHSLDLLFFVPKTIIAGAFAGAICCIDGLNVRGTMTDVPRVSSRSGIRALTAVFAVSAVLSVLIYGRLLVFKIL is encoded by the coding sequence CTTCGTGGCTGATCTTTCGCTCTCTGACCCGTGCGGCAGGTTTCGTCGGCGACCAGTTCATCGGTCGCGTCGCCACCATCGCATCGATCTTGGCGATCCTTTGGGCAACGGGCAAATTGGCCCTGCGTCCCGCATCCTGGACTCGCCCGGTTCGATCGGTGTTCGGCAGACAGTTGCTGTTCACCTGTGTCGACGCCAGTTCGGTTGGCGTTCGCTTTGGCGCCGCGGTGGGCGTGTTGGTGATCGTGCAGGCCGCGATGTGGATTGACGCGTTGGGGGTCACGACCGAGATCATCGCACCGATCTTGTGGAAGGCCATTGTTCGCGAGATCGCGCCGCTGCTTGCCTGTTTGGTGGTGATCGGCCGCAGCTGCATCGCGATCTCGACCGAACTAGCCACGATGGTGGTTGGCGGCGAGGTCGAGGTCATGGACGCACAGGGGCTCGATCCGATGACGTGTTTGGTGATGCCACGCATTTTAAGTGTTGTGATCAGCGTGTTTTGTTTGGCGATCATCATCGCCACATCGATGGTGGTGACCGGCTATGTGATCGGCTGGGTGATGGGTGCCATCCGTGTATCGTGGACGACCTTTCTAGACCTGATCGTCAGCCAGTTCCATTCACTGGACCTGCTGTTCTTTGTGCCCAAGACGATCATCGCGGGCGCCTTTGCCGGCGCGATCTGCTGCATTGACGGGTTGAATGTACGGGGAACGATGACGGACGTGCCCAGGGTATCCAGCCGCAGTGGGATTCGCGCATTGACCGCGGTGTTCGCCGTTTCCGCAGTGCTTTCGGTGTTGATCTATGGCCGTCTGCTTGTCTTCAAGATTTTATAG